One Candidatus Sulfotelmatobacter sp. genomic region harbors:
- a CDS encoding ABC transporter ATP-binding protein, with product MSLLAVEALDVRHGLLQAVRGISFTVAEGEILALVGANGAGKTTLLRAIAGAHKPTAGRVVFDGRDLRGERANRRVRAGITLVPEGRKLFGEMTVRENLQVAGAHARRGRWTMDTVLDAFPMLRPHLEQRSGSLSGGEQQATAIGRALMTNPRLLLIDELSLGLSPIAVDRVYESLRTVIASGTTIVLVEQDLSRTLRVATRIICLLEGRIVLEGAAAAMTREQVTQAYFGLRHAGSASAP from the coding sequence GTGAGCTTGCTCGCCGTCGAAGCGCTCGACGTGCGCCACGGTCTGCTGCAGGCCGTGCGCGGCATCTCGTTCACGGTCGCCGAGGGTGAGATCCTCGCGCTGGTCGGCGCCAACGGCGCCGGCAAGACGACCCTCTTGCGCGCGATCGCCGGCGCGCACAAACCGACCGCCGGGCGCGTCGTCTTCGACGGACGCGATCTGCGCGGCGAGCGCGCCAACCGCCGCGTGCGCGCGGGGATCACGCTCGTCCCCGAGGGCCGCAAGCTGTTCGGCGAGATGACGGTGCGCGAGAACCTCCAAGTCGCCGGTGCGCACGCGCGCCGCGGCCGCTGGACCATGGACACCGTGCTGGACGCGTTCCCGATGCTGCGCCCGCACCTCGAGCAGCGCAGCGGGAGCCTCTCGGGGGGCGAGCAGCAGGCGACCGCGATCGGTCGCGCGCTGATGACCAACCCGCGCCTGCTGCTCATCGACGAGCTCTCGCTGGGACTCTCGCCGATCGCCGTCGACCGCGTCTACGAGTCGCTGCGCACGGTCATCGCGAGCGGGACCACGATCGTGCTCGTCGAGCAGGACCTCTCGCGCACGCTGCGCGTCGCGACGCGGATCATCTGTCTGCTCGAAGGCCGCATCGTGCTCGAAGGCGCGGCGGCGGCGATGACGCGCGAGCAGGTGACGCAGGCCTACTTCGGCTTGCGGCACGCCGGAAGCGCGAGCGCACCGTGA
- a CDS encoding ABC transporter ATP-binding protein: MQPAGEPVLVATAVTKRFGAFTAVDGVDFSLAADEAVGIVGPNGAGKTTLLNVLAGTYAPSAGSVRFEGAAVSALDAARRCRLGIARSHQVPRPFGHLTVFENVFVAASMGAGRSRPNAYDACIDALRLCGMLELGNRRAEALGLLDRKRLELARALATDPHVLLLDEIGGGLTDAEAGELVAIVRELRGRKIAIVWIEHVLHVLLQVVGRLVCMDAGRVIAEGAPEVALAHPAVIEAYLGSGVT; the protein is encoded by the coding sequence GTGCAGCCGGCCGGTGAGCCCGTCCTCGTCGCCACCGCCGTGACCAAGCGCTTCGGCGCGTTCACGGCGGTCGACGGGGTCGACTTCTCGCTGGCGGCAGATGAGGCGGTCGGCATCGTCGGGCCCAACGGTGCCGGCAAGACGACGCTGCTCAACGTGCTGGCGGGCACGTACGCGCCGTCCGCCGGCAGCGTGCGCTTCGAGGGCGCCGCCGTGTCGGCGCTCGACGCGGCGCGCCGCTGCCGGCTCGGCATCGCGCGCTCGCACCAGGTTCCGCGCCCGTTCGGGCATCTGACCGTCTTCGAGAACGTCTTCGTCGCCGCGTCGATGGGCGCCGGGCGCAGCAGGCCCAACGCGTACGACGCCTGCATCGACGCGCTGCGGCTGTGCGGCATGCTCGAGCTCGGTAACCGGCGCGCCGAAGCGCTGGGGCTGCTCGACCGCAAACGGTTGGAGCTGGCTCGCGCGCTGGCCACGGATCCCCACGTGTTACTGCTCGACGAGATCGGCGGCGGCCTGACCGACGCGGAGGCCGGCGAGCTGGTCGCGATCGTGCGCGAGCTACGCGGCCGCAAGATCGCGATCGTGTGGATCGAGCACGTGCTGCACGTGCTGCTGCAAGTCGTCGGGCGGCTCGTCTGCATGGACGCCGGACGCGTCATCGCCGAAGGCGCGCCCGAGGTCGCGCTGGCACATCCCGCCGTCATCGAAGCGTACCTCGGCAGCGGTGTGACGTGA
- a CDS encoding ABC transporter substrate-binding protein: MAHRSSRRAFVGAVGAAAGGAALAGTAPVLWSAASAAETLKIGFISPRTGPLGSFGECDPFILEHARKTLAKGVTIAGKQYAVEILDRDSQSDPARAGQLANELITREGIDFMLVTSTPEVVNPVSDACEAAGVPCLATVMPWEAWYFGRGAKPGAPSPYKWTYLFSFGVKQFLDCYLSQWKLIPNNKKVAVMYPNDADGNAIREHLKPDLEKAGYTVIDPGGYEDGTTDFSSQIARFKAEQCEIFNTFPIPPDFATFWRQAAQQGYTKMVKICQIAKTGLFPGTTEALGSLGDKLASGCYWHRDFPFSSAFSGISSRALADAYEKATGRQWNQQLGASLSLFDVGFEALKKSGNPKSKAAVAKAIGSVAMTSIVGKVDFGHGPVPNVATTLIIGDQWVKSKPGSKYPFDLVITEHAGDPRVPITAKLLPYNG; the protein is encoded by the coding sequence ATGGCACATCGGAGTTCACGGCGCGCGTTCGTCGGCGCCGTCGGGGCGGCCGCCGGCGGCGCGGCGTTGGCCGGCACCGCGCCGGTCCTGTGGTCGGCGGCGAGTGCGGCCGAAACGCTCAAGATCGGATTCATCAGCCCCCGCACGGGCCCGCTGGGCAGCTTCGGCGAGTGTGACCCGTTCATTCTCGAGCACGCGCGCAAGACGCTCGCCAAAGGCGTCACCATCGCCGGCAAGCAGTACGCCGTCGAGATCCTCGATCGCGACAGCCAGTCCGATCCGGCCCGCGCCGGTCAGCTCGCGAACGAGCTGATCACCCGCGAGGGAATCGACTTCATGCTCGTCACCTCGACACCGGAAGTCGTCAACCCGGTCTCGGACGCGTGCGAAGCGGCGGGCGTGCCGTGTCTGGCGACGGTCATGCCCTGGGAAGCGTGGTACTTCGGCCGCGGCGCCAAGCCCGGCGCGCCCTCACCGTACAAGTGGACCTATCTGTTCAGCTTCGGCGTCAAGCAATTTCTCGACTGTTACCTCTCGCAATGGAAGCTGATCCCGAACAACAAGAAGGTCGCGGTGATGTATCCGAACGACGCCGACGGGAACGCGATTCGCGAGCATCTCAAGCCCGATCTGGAAAAAGCCGGCTACACGGTGATCGATCCGGGCGGCTACGAGGACGGAACGACCGACTTCTCCTCGCAGATCGCGCGCTTCAAAGCCGAGCAGTGCGAGATCTTCAACACCTTCCCGATCCCGCCCGACTTCGCGACCTTCTGGCGGCAAGCGGCACAGCAGGGCTACACCAAGATGGTGAAGATCTGCCAGATCGCCAAGACCGGACTGTTCCCCGGCACGACCGAAGCGCTGGGCTCGCTCGGCGACAAGCTCGCCAGCGGCTGCTACTGGCACCGCGACTTCCCGTTCTCGTCGGCTTTCAGCGGCATCAGCTCGCGCGCGCTCGCCGACGCCTACGAGAAGGCCACCGGCCGGCAGTGGAACCAGCAGCTGGGCGCGTCGCTCTCGCTGTTCGACGTCGGGTTCGAAGCGCTCAAGAAGAGCGGCAACCCGAAGAGCAAGGCCGCCGTCGCCAAAGCGATCGGGTCGGTCGCGATGACCAGCATCGTCGGCAAAGTCGATTTCGGCCACGGCCCGGTGCCCAACGTCGCGACCACGCTGATCATCGGCGATCAGTGGGTCAAGTCGAAACCGGGCAGCAAATACCCGTTCGACTTGGTGATCACCGAGCACGCCGGGGACCCGCGCGTCCCGATCACGGCCAAACTGCTGCCGTACAACGGTTAG
- a CDS encoding IclR family transcriptional regulator C-terminal domain-containing protein: protein MYKARSSQGEAAPAVPASDYVQSLAKGLAVIRAFGTARRALSLSEVAVSTGLTRAGARRLLLTLESLGYVVLDERRFRPTPKILELGFSYLASLDVWDAAQPWVEQLVAQLGETCTASVLDGEDIVCVLRVPTGRIMNVNFGVGRRLPASACAMGRVLLAGLSEPELARYFAGARFPSYTEHTVTDPQALRAIVERARTDDYALVDGELEVGLRSLAIPLRDTRGRTTAAMTVCIPGARASVDDMLARVLPAMRATRAGIEAAIQTRG, encoded by the coding sequence ATGTACAAGGCGCGCTCGTCGCAGGGAGAGGCCGCCCCGGCGGTCCCCGCATCCGACTACGTCCAGTCATTGGCGAAGGGCCTGGCCGTCATCCGCGCCTTCGGGACCGCGCGCCGGGCGCTCTCCCTCTCCGAGGTCGCGGTCAGCACCGGCCTGACGCGGGCCGGCGCGCGCCGCCTCCTGCTGACGCTCGAGAGCCTGGGCTACGTCGTCCTCGACGAACGCCGCTTCCGGCCGACGCCCAAGATCCTCGAGCTGGGCTTCTCCTACCTGGCCTCGCTCGACGTCTGGGACGCGGCCCAGCCCTGGGTCGAACAACTCGTCGCGCAACTGGGTGAGACGTGCACGGCCAGCGTCCTGGACGGCGAGGACATCGTCTGCGTGCTGCGCGTCCCGACCGGGCGCATCATGAACGTCAACTTCGGCGTCGGCCGGCGGCTGCCGGCCAGCGCCTGCGCGATGGGCCGCGTGCTGCTGGCCGGGCTCTCGGAGCCCGAGCTGGCGCGCTACTTCGCCGGCGCGCGGTTTCCGTCGTATACCGAGCACACCGTCACCGATCCGCAGGCGCTGCGCGCGATCGTGGAGCGGGCGCGCACCGACGACTACGCGCTCGTCGACGGTGAGCTCGAGGTGGGACTGCGTTCGCTCGCGATCCCGCTGCGCGACACGCGCGGACGAACGACGGCGGCGATGACCGTCTGCATCCCCGGAGCTCGCGCGAGCGTCGACGACATGCTGGCGCGCGTGCTCCCGGCGATGCGCGCGACCCGCGCGGGCATCGAAGCTGCAATCCAGACCCGCGGCTGA
- the dctP gene encoding TRAP transporter substrate-binding protein DctP has protein sequence MDDVTGKLQDAAARLRQTSGRIAENALIQAVSVQQIADVAADSAHDLAVALSDVRAASNQAREAEQRVSATGAEIDQLVRAVETLAGAARASGSTMTDFLASLERIDEIVDFVHEVSERTNLLSLNAAIEAARAGEHGRGFAVVAAEIRKLADSTRTATAEMEKLLGAVRSGGEKTAQIAASSDASVRQGESAAAGARDALVAISSAVGSTASAFDAVERSIEAEASRSEEFGRNAAQLLRTTRSHYADAVESNLAVNAIDYHVTEMQAAGSTPQLSPARVLCALAGTSVAGRGTDELARRLAADIPELGFANVPPQGRSEFDVLQAVRRGDAVVGVVSVAILGNLVPAIQLIEAPYLVEDRAHAHALLSGPYGAQTLASITPYGLVGLGFFETGFKHVTNVVRPIRMPADIERLRLRVMEAPVHVAIADAWQAMVRPVATNNILDALRRGELDGQASNSLPMNVATKIYEAQRYLTLTAHSYATQVIVANADWLRAAGEHRARIEATVAAVMSWQSEDAARAERAAFAELEKRLEIIRLNDAEHRAFVASTQSAYGVLERLVGKEPIAQIRRAADQARPEKRSTARAS, from the coding sequence GTGGACGACGTCACTGGAAAACTGCAGGACGCGGCTGCGCGCCTGCGCCAGACGTCGGGCCGCATCGCCGAGAACGCGCTGATCCAAGCTGTCTCGGTCCAGCAGATCGCCGACGTCGCCGCCGATTCGGCGCACGACCTCGCCGTCGCGCTGTCCGACGTGCGCGCCGCGTCCAACCAGGCCCGCGAGGCCGAACAACGCGTCAGCGCGACCGGCGCCGAGATCGACCAACTCGTGCGCGCCGTCGAGACGCTCGCCGGCGCGGCGCGCGCCAGCGGCTCGACGATGACCGATTTCCTCGCCTCGCTCGAGCGAATCGACGAGATCGTCGACTTCGTGCACGAGGTCTCCGAACGCACCAACCTGCTCTCGCTCAACGCTGCGATCGAAGCGGCGCGCGCCGGCGAGCACGGCCGCGGTTTCGCCGTCGTCGCCGCCGAGATCCGTAAGCTGGCCGACTCGACCCGCACCGCGACGGCCGAGATGGAGAAGCTGCTGGGCGCGGTCCGCAGCGGCGGCGAGAAGACCGCGCAGATCGCCGCCTCGTCGGACGCCTCGGTGCGCCAAGGCGAGTCCGCCGCGGCCGGTGCCCGCGACGCGCTGGTCGCGATCTCGTCGGCGGTCGGCTCGACCGCGTCCGCGTTCGACGCCGTCGAACGCTCGATCGAAGCCGAAGCCAGCCGCTCCGAAGAGTTCGGCCGCAACGCCGCGCAGCTGCTGCGCACGACCCGTTCCCACTACGCCGACGCGGTCGAGTCGAACCTGGCCGTCAACGCCATCGACTACCACGTCACCGAGATGCAGGCCGCGGGCAGCACGCCGCAGTTGAGCCCGGCGCGCGTGCTGTGCGCGCTGGCCGGCACCTCGGTCGCCGGCCGCGGCACCGACGAGCTGGCGCGGCGTCTCGCCGCCGACATCCCGGAGCTCGGCTTCGCCAACGTCCCGCCGCAAGGCCGCAGCGAGTTCGACGTGCTGCAGGCCGTGCGGCGCGGCGACGCCGTCGTCGGCGTGGTCAGCGTCGCAATCCTGGGCAACTTGGTGCCGGCGATCCAGCTGATCGAGGCGCCGTACTTGGTCGAAGACCGCGCCCATGCGCACGCGCTGCTGAGCGGCCCGTACGGTGCGCAGACGCTGGCCTCGATCACACCCTACGGACTGGTCGGACTGGGGTTCTTCGAGACCGGCTTCAAGCACGTCACCAACGTCGTGCGCCCGATTCGCATGCCCGCGGACATCGAGCGCCTGCGCTTGCGCGTCATGGAGGCGCCGGTACACGTCGCGATCGCCGACGCCTGGCAGGCGATGGTGCGGCCGGTGGCGACCAACAACATCCTGGACGCGTTGCGGCGCGGCGAGCTCGACGGGCAAGCCAGCAACTCGCTGCCGATGAACGTGGCCACCAAGATCTACGAAGCGCAGCGCTATCTGACGCTGACCGCGCACTCCTACGCGACGCAGGTGATCGTCGCGAACGCCGACTGGCTGCGCGCCGCCGGCGAGCACCGCGCGCGGATCGAGGCCACCGTCGCCGCCGTCATGAGCTGGCAGAGCGAGGACGCCGCGCGTGCCGAACGCGCGGCCTTCGCCGAATTGGAGAAGCGGCTCGAAATCATTCGGCTGAACGACGCCGAGCATCGCGCGTTCGTCGCCTCCACGCAGTCCGCGTACGGCGTCCTCGAACGGCTGGTCGGCAAGGAGCCGATCGCGCAGATCCGTCGCGCCGCCGATCAAGCCCGGCCGGAGAAACGCAGCACCGCGCGCGCGTCCTGA
- a CDS encoding aldehyde dehydrogenase family protein, producing MAQVNGAATLAAPRTGLFIGNRFVDALDGRRLPVINPHDGTTLAQIALAGAVDVDRAVLAAQAAFPSWSRLAAADRGRLLLKLADAIEANAEELAQLESRDTGHPIRDTRRLDVPRTAACYRYFGGMADKFEGTVVPVEAGFLNYVTHEAIGVVGQICPWNFPIMFTSWKMGPALAAGNTVVLKPSELTPLSTLRLAELAAEVGFPDGVINVVPGLGEEAGQRLVDHPDVRKISFTGSTAVGRRVMEGASRTLKRVGLELGGKGANVVFADADLDAAIGGSAFAIFHNQGQACIAGSRLILHEAVADEFLARFGALAASIRLGDPLDERTEMGPLTSAVHRDRVMSYVTVALDEGGTILQGGKAPDDPALAAGYYVEPTIVAAPLGSRVTCEEVFGPFVSVARFRTDEEALALANATEYGLGSGLWTRDLARAHRFGRDIRSGMVWINAYKRVNPGSPFGGVGASGQGREMGFEAMRQYTEPKSVWVNVDARIPPFYPR from the coding sequence GTGGCGCAGGTGAACGGCGCGGCGACGCTCGCCGCGCCGCGCACCGGGCTGTTCATCGGCAACCGGTTCGTCGACGCGCTCGACGGCCGCCGGCTGCCGGTGATCAATCCGCACGACGGCACGACGCTGGCCCAGATCGCGCTCGCCGGCGCCGTCGACGTCGACCGCGCGGTGCTGGCGGCGCAAGCGGCGTTTCCGTCGTGGAGCCGGCTGGCCGCGGCCGACCGCGGCCGGCTGCTGCTCAAGCTCGCCGACGCGATCGAAGCCAACGCCGAAGAGCTGGCGCAGTTGGAGTCGCGCGACACCGGCCACCCGATTCGCGACACGCGCCGGCTCGACGTGCCGCGCACCGCGGCGTGCTATCGCTACTTCGGCGGGATGGCCGACAAGTTCGAAGGCACCGTCGTGCCCGTCGAGGCCGGTTTCCTCAACTACGTCACGCACGAAGCGATCGGTGTCGTCGGGCAAATCTGCCCGTGGAACTTCCCGATCATGTTCACCAGCTGGAAGATGGGTCCGGCGCTGGCGGCCGGCAACACCGTCGTCCTCAAACCCTCGGAGCTCACGCCGCTCTCGACCCTGCGGCTGGCCGAGCTGGCCGCGGAGGTCGGCTTTCCCGACGGCGTGATCAACGTGGTGCCGGGCTTGGGCGAAGAAGCCGGACAGCGGCTCGTCGATCATCCCGACGTGCGTAAGATCTCGTTCACCGGCTCGACCGCCGTCGGCCGGCGGGTGATGGAAGGTGCGTCGCGCACCCTCAAGCGGGTCGGCCTCGAGCTGGGCGGCAAAGGCGCGAACGTCGTCTTCGCCGACGCCGATCTGGACGCCGCGATCGGCGGCTCCGCGTTCGCGATCTTCCACAACCAGGGGCAAGCGTGCATCGCCGGCTCGCGGCTGATCCTGCACGAAGCGGTCGCCGACGAGTTCCTGGCGCGCTTCGGCGCGCTTGCGGCATCGATCCGCCTCGGCGATCCGCTCGACGAGCGGACCGAGATGGGACCGCTGACCTCGGCGGTCCACCGCGACCGCGTGATGAGCTACGTCACGGTCGCGCTCGACGAGGGCGGCACGATCTTGCAGGGCGGCAAGGCGCCTGACGATCCGGCCTTGGCCGCCGGCTACTACGTCGAGCCGACCATCGTCGCGGCGCCGCTCGGCTCGCGCGTGACCTGCGAGGAAGTGTTCGGTCCGTTCGTCAGCGTCGCGCGCTTCCGCACCGACGAGGAAGCGCTGGCACTCGCCAACGCGACCGAGTACGGATTGGGCAGCGGTCTGTGGACGCGCGACCTGGCGCGCGCGCACCGCTTCGGCCGCGACATCCGCTCGGGGATGGTGTGGATCAACGCCTACAAGCGCGTCAATCCCGGCTCGCCGTTCGGCGGCGTCGGCGCGTCGGGCCAAGGCCGCGAGATGGGTTTCGAGGCGATGCGGCAGTACACCGAGCCGAAGTCGGTGTGGGTCAACGTCGATGCGCGGATCCCACCCTTCTATCCTCGCTGA
- a CDS encoding maleylacetate reductase: protein MRGFVYEGTPTRVVFAAGASAQLAEELDRAGLRAVLLVAGDEQYARLGDVAAALGARVGGTFNEVREHVPVALAARARRFAAEIGADGIVALGGGSAIGLAKAVALTSGLPIVAVPTTYAGSEMTPIYGLTEDGRKTTGRDPRVRPQVVVYDPLLTRTLSPELSAASGLNALAHAVEALYAIDANPVVSLIAEESIRALAAGLPRVVEGPDDVDARAQCLYGAWLAGIALGSVSMALHHKLCHTLGGTWDLPHARTHAVVLPHAAAYNAPAAPTAMARVARALGVDDAPRGLADLARRLGVPGTLRELGFPSAALDRAADLAAASPYPNPRPIERDAIRALLARAFDGELARA, encoded by the coding sequence GTGCGCGGCTTCGTCTACGAAGGGACGCCGACGCGCGTGGTCTTCGCGGCCGGTGCGTCGGCGCAGCTGGCCGAGGAGCTCGATCGCGCCGGCTTGCGCGCGGTACTGCTGGTCGCCGGCGACGAGCAGTACGCGCGGCTGGGCGACGTCGCCGCCGCGCTCGGTGCACGGGTCGGCGGGACGTTCAACGAGGTGCGCGAGCACGTGCCGGTCGCGCTCGCCGCGCGCGCGCGTCGCTTCGCGGCCGAGATCGGCGCCGACGGGATCGTCGCGCTGGGCGGGGGCTCGGCGATCGGCCTGGCGAAAGCGGTCGCGCTCACCAGCGGCCTGCCGATCGTGGCGGTGCCGACCACCTATGCCGGCTCGGAGATGACCCCGATCTACGGGCTGACCGAAGACGGCCGCAAGACGACCGGCCGCGATCCGCGCGTGCGCCCGCAGGTCGTCGTGTACGATCCGCTGCTGACGCGCACGCTCTCGCCGGAGCTTTCCGCCGCCAGCGGCCTGAACGCGCTGGCGCACGCGGTCGAAGCGCTGTACGCGATCGACGCGAATCCGGTCGTCTCGCTGATCGCCGAGGAGAGCATTCGCGCGCTGGCGGCCGGGCTGCCCCGCGTCGTCGAGGGGCCGGACGACGTCGACGCGCGCGCGCAGTGCCTGTACGGTGCGTGGCTGGCCGGCATCGCGCTCGGCTCGGTCTCGATGGCGCTGCACCACAAGCTCTGCCACACGCTCGGCGGGACGTGGGATCTTCCGCATGCGCGCACGCACGCGGTCGTGCTGCCGCACGCGGCAGCCTACAACGCACCGGCCGCGCCGACCGCGATGGCGCGCGTCGCGCGCGCGCTCGGCGTCGACGACGCGCCGCGCGGGCTCGCCGATCTCGCGCGCCGGCTGGGTGTGCCGGGAACGCTGCGCGAGCTCGGTTTTCCGTCGGCCGCGCTCGATCGCGCCGCCGACCTGGCCGCGGCTTCACCCTACCCCAATCCGCGCCCGATCGAGCGCGACGCGATCCGCGCGCTGTTGGCGCGCGCGTTCGACGGCGAGCTCGCGCGGGCGTGA
- a CDS encoding ABC transporter substrate-binding protein — MGSSYDLTRRRMLGITAAGAAAATLGVRAPARAARTITLGFVSPQTGPLAAFGEADSYVLSALRKRLADGITIGGTKYPIAVVVKDSQSSPNRAGEVASELILQNKVDLMLVSSTPETTNPVADQCELNAVPCISTVTPWQAWFFPRHGDPAKGFEWTYHFFWGLEDVESVFLGMWNQVSTNKLAGGLFPNDGDGNAWADPVHGMPPVLAKDGYKLNDPGHYQDLTADCSAQISAFKKGDCEVLTGVPLPPDFKNFWTQAHQQGYRPKIASIGKALLFPSSIEALGPIGNGLTSEVWWTPAHPFHSSLTGQSAGQLAAAYSAATGKQWTQPLGFSHALFEVAVHVLSHASDVNKKEAIRDALATASVDTVVGPVRWGKGPVKNVAKTLLVGGQWEHGKKYPYELVIVENALAKEIPLQGKVKPLA, encoded by the coding sequence ATGGGAAGCTCGTACGACCTGACCCGCCGCCGCATGCTCGGCATCACGGCCGCGGGCGCCGCCGCCGCGACGCTCGGCGTCCGCGCGCCGGCCCGCGCCGCACGCACGATCACGCTCGGCTTCGTTTCACCGCAGACGGGACCGCTCGCCGCGTTCGGCGAGGCCGACAGCTACGTGCTCTCGGCGCTGCGCAAGCGGCTCGCCGACGGCATCACGATCGGCGGCACGAAGTATCCCATCGCGGTCGTCGTCAAGGACAGCCAGTCCTCGCCGAACCGCGCCGGTGAGGTGGCCTCGGAGCTGATCTTACAGAACAAGGTCGATCTGATGCTCGTCTCCTCGACGCCGGAGACGACGAATCCGGTCGCCGACCAGTGCGAGCTCAACGCCGTGCCGTGCATCTCGACGGTGACGCCCTGGCAAGCGTGGTTCTTCCCGCGCCACGGCGATCCGGCCAAGGGCTTCGAGTGGACGTACCACTTCTTCTGGGGACTCGAGGACGTCGAGTCGGTGTTCCTCGGGATGTGGAATCAGGTCAGCACCAACAAGCTCGCCGGCGGTCTGTTCCCCAACGACGGCGACGGCAACGCGTGGGCCGACCCCGTGCACGGCATGCCGCCGGTGCTGGCGAAGGACGGCTACAAGCTGAACGACCCCGGCCACTATCAAGACCTGACCGCCGACTGCTCGGCGCAGATCAGCGCGTTCAAGAAGGGCGATTGCGAGGTGCTCACCGGCGTGCCGCTGCCGCCGGACTTCAAGAACTTCTGGACGCAGGCGCACCAGCAAGGCTATCGCCCCAAGATCGCGTCGATCGGCAAGGCGCTGCTGTTTCCGAGCTCGATCGAGGCGCTCGGTCCGATCGGCAACGGGCTGACCAGCGAAGTCTGGTGGACGCCGGCGCATCCGTTCCACTCCTCGCTGACCGGTCAGAGCGCCGGGCAGTTGGCGGCGGCGTACAGCGCCGCGACCGGCAAGCAGTGGACGCAGCCGCTGGGCTTCTCGCACGCGCTCTTCGAGGTCGCGGTGCACGTGCTCTCGCACGCGTCCGACGTCAACAAGAAGGAAGCGATCCGCGACGCGTTGGCGACGGCCAGCGTGGATACGGTGGTCGGTCCGGTGCGGTGGGGCAAAGGACCGGTCAAGAACGTCGCCAAGACGCTGCTCGTCGGCGGCCAGTGGGAGCACGGGAAGAAATACCCCTACGAGCTGGTCATCGTCGAGAACGCGCTGGCAAAGGAGATTCCGCTGCAAGGGAAGGTCAAGCCGCTCGCATGA
- a CDS encoding ABC transporter ATP-binding protein, whose translation MTALVEARSLAKRFGALRVVDDVSLTVAPGEALGIIGPNGAGKTTLFNLLGGDYATDAGTIAFQERDVTRLAPAERARLGIGRTYQIADPFVKLTVFENALVAGTFGARRGTRDAEALAVEALRRTHLLAKANRPAGSLPLLDRKRLEVARALATDPALLLLDEIAGGLTEAEAHEVVALVQEVVAAGVAIVWIEHVVHALFAVATRLIVMADGKVFAEGEPRAVLDRPNVRSLYLGIEA comes from the coding sequence ATGACGGCGCTCGTCGAGGCGCGCAGTCTCGCCAAACGGTTCGGCGCACTGCGCGTCGTCGACGACGTCTCCCTCACCGTCGCACCCGGCGAGGCGCTCGGGATCATCGGCCCCAACGGCGCCGGGAAGACGACCCTGTTCAACCTGCTCGGTGGCGACTACGCCACCGATGCGGGCACCATTGCGTTCCAGGAACGCGACGTCACGCGGCTGGCGCCGGCGGAACGCGCCCGTTTGGGCATCGGGCGGACCTACCAGATCGCCGACCCGTTCGTCAAGCTGACGGTGTTCGAGAACGCGCTGGTCGCCGGCACGTTCGGCGCGCGGCGCGGCACGCGCGACGCCGAGGCGCTGGCCGTCGAGGCGTTGCGCCGTACGCACCTGCTTGCCAAGGCAAACCGGCCGGCGGGATCGCTGCCGCTGCTCGACCGCAAGCGCCTGGAGGTCGCGCGCGCGCTCGCCACCGACCCGGCACTGCTCTTGCTCGACGAGATCGCCGGTGGACTGACCGAGGCCGAGGCGCACGAGGTGGTCGCGCTGGTGCAGGAGGTCGTCGCCGCCGGCGTCGCGATCGTGTGGATCGAGCACGTCGTGCACGCGCTCTTCGCGGTCGCGACGCGGCTGATCGTCATGGCCGACGGCAAGGTGTTCGCCGAAGGCGAACCGCGCGCCGTGCTCGACCGCCCCAACGTGCGCAGCTTGTACCTGGGGATCGAGGCGTGA
- a CDS encoding ABC transporter ATP-binding protein: MLDVRGLSAFYGDFQALFDVDLSVDAGERIALVGANGAGKSTLLRSIAGTLRSRPDAIVFDGAPIGELPASKVARLGIALVPEGRRLFPSLTVEENLRAGGLGDRTGAWNLERVYALFPILREKRNAPATSLSGGQQQMCAIGRALMANPRLLLCDEISLGLAPAVVKQVYAALDEVCAGGLAVVLVEQDVELARSRTERVVCLLHGRVTLTGRSCELERETISRAYFGV, encoded by the coding sequence ATGCTCGACGTGCGCGGGCTGTCCGCGTTCTACGGCGACTTCCAAGCGCTCTTCGACGTCGACCTCTCCGTCGACGCGGGGGAGCGGATCGCGCTGGTCGGCGCCAACGGCGCGGGCAAGTCGACGCTGCTGCGCAGCATCGCCGGCACGCTGCGCTCGCGCCCCGACGCGATCGTCTTCGACGGCGCGCCGATCGGCGAGCTGCCGGCATCGAAGGTCGCGCGGCTGGGAATCGCGCTCGTCCCCGAAGGACGGCGGCTGTTCCCCAGCCTCACGGTCGAGGAGAACCTGCGCGCCGGCGGGCTCGGCGATCGCACCGGCGCTTGGAACCTCGAGCGCGTCTACGCGCTCTTTCCGATCCTGCGCGAGAAGCGCAACGCGCCCGCGACCTCGCTCTCGGGCGGCCAGCAGCAGATGTGCGCGATCGGACGGGCGCTGATGGCCAATCCGCGCCTGCTGCTGTGCGACGAGATCTCGCTGGGCTTGGCGCCGGCGGTCGTCAAGCAGGTCTACGCCGCGCTCGACGAGGTGTGCGCGGGCGGTCTGGCGGTGGTGCTGGTCGAGCAGGACGTCGAGTTGGCGCGCTCGCGAACGGAGCGCGTGGTGTGCCTGCTGCACGGACGCGTGACCCTGACCGGGCGCTCGTGCGAGCTGGAGCGCGAGACGATCTCGCGCGCGTACTTCGGAGTCTGA